In the Bordetella genomosp. 10 genome, one interval contains:
- a CDS encoding gamma carbonic anhydrase family protein — translation MIRKNPRGDLPRIHPSAFVDPTAILCGKVVVEENVFIGPYAVIRADETDGDGELSPIVIGAHSNIQDGVVIHAKSGSPVTIGQRTSIAHRAIVHGPCQVGDGVFIGFNSVLFNCTVEDGCVVRYNAVVDGCHLPSGFYVPSTERIGAATDLATLPRITADASEFSEDVARTNNGLVQGYKAIQNEL, via the coding sequence ATGATCCGCAAGAACCCCCGCGGCGACCTGCCGCGCATTCATCCCAGTGCCTTCGTGGACCCGACCGCGATCCTGTGCGGCAAGGTCGTGGTCGAGGAAAACGTCTTCATCGGGCCGTATGCCGTCATTCGGGCCGATGAAACCGATGGCGATGGCGAACTCTCGCCCATCGTCATCGGCGCGCATTCCAACATCCAGGACGGCGTAGTCATCCACGCCAAGTCTGGTTCGCCCGTGACGATCGGCCAGCGCACGTCGATCGCGCACCGCGCCATTGTCCACGGGCCCTGCCAGGTCGGCGACGGCGTTTTCATTGGTTTTAACAGCGTGCTCTTCAACTGTACGGTCGAAGACGGCTGCGTGGTCCGCTACAACGCCGTGGTCGATGGCTGCCATCTGCCCTCCGGCTTCTACGTACCTTCGACCGAACGCATCGGTGCGGCCACGGACCTCGCTACGCTGCCGCGGATCACGGCCGACGCCAGTGAATTCTCCGAGGACGTGGCGCGCACGAACAATGGCCTCGTGCAGGGCTACAAGGCCATCCAGAACGAGCTTTGA
- a CDS encoding arsenic resistance protein: MHRLDVAVVGAGAAGIGMALALQKVPGLRFGVLFFGVRFEAVAQLRGGVRVIGLILLANYLFVPAIGYGIASALLATQPLFMIGLMIYFMSPCTDWFLGFTRLARGNAALGTALIPINMVAQLLLGYPEHALLTMNIAARNAPLMLAVTMAALPGQPLVYAALVIGMLVEFPHLTVLQRVLLSQRQRATLSLQPSVEHS, from the coding sequence ATGCATCGACTGGATGTGGCTGTCGTGGGCGCGGGCGCCGCCGGGATCGGCATGGCGCTGGCGCTGCAGAAGGTGCCCGGGCTGCGGTTCGGCGTGCTGTTCTTCGGTGTCCGCTTCGAGGCCGTCGCGCAGTTGCGCGGCGGTGTGCGCGTGATCGGGCTGATTCTGCTCGCCAATTACCTGTTCGTGCCCGCCATCGGCTATGGCATCGCCTCGGCGTTGTTGGCGACGCAGCCCCTCTTCATGATCGGCCTCATGATCTATTTCATGTCGCCATGCACGGACTGGTTTCTGGGCTTTACGCGGCTGGCGCGCGGCAACGCTGCCCTGGGCACGGCGCTGATTCCCATCAACATGGTGGCGCAGCTGCTGCTGGGCTATCCCGAGCACGCGCTGCTCACCATGAACATCGCGGCCCGGAATGCACCATTGATGCTGGCGGTGACGATGGCCGCGCTGCCCGGCCAGCCGCTGGTCTATGCTGCGCTGGTCATCGGCATGTTGGTGGAGTTTCCGCACCTGACGGTGCTGCAACGGGTATTGCTCAGCCAACGGCAGCGCGCCACCTTGTCCCTACAACCCTCTGTTGAACATTCATGA
- the ykgO gene encoding type B 50S ribosomal protein L36: MKVLSSLKDAKTRHRDCQVVRRRGRIYVICKSNPRFKARQGGAKSRKS; the protein is encoded by the coding sequence ATGAAAGTTCTCTCCTCGCTCAAAGACGCCAAGACGCGCCACCGTGACTGCCAGGTCGTGCGCCGGCGTGGCCGTATCTACGTGATCTGCAAGTCGAATCCGCGCTTCAAGGCCCGACAGGGTGGCGCCAAGAGCAGGAAGTCGTAA
- a CDS encoding 6-pyruvoyl trahydropterin synthase family protein codes for MLIRKLFKFENAHIVRGCSTRRCSHSVHGHSYKVELLLEAHALDRGQMVYDFGLLKRGARDLIDAFDHAVTLWSEDDPAYVAAMQQHSERWIVLPVSPSAEQFSRVIFRLVDAVLAQTDMANGEADVGLHSVIVHETETGYAQCFREDVENPYMGTIDLRDITFSAAISREWGDPDLFERLKLGKLRAPASHESISDAAIT; via the coding sequence ATGCTGATTCGCAAGCTGTTCAAGTTCGAGAACGCCCATATCGTGCGGGGTTGCAGCACGCGGCGTTGTTCCCATTCGGTCCACGGACATTCCTACAAGGTCGAGCTTCTGCTCGAAGCGCACGCACTGGATCGTGGCCAGATGGTCTATGACTTTGGCCTGCTCAAGCGTGGCGCGCGCGACCTGATCGACGCTTTCGATCACGCCGTCACCCTCTGGTCCGAGGACGATCCCGCCTATGTAGCCGCCATGCAGCAGCATTCCGAACGATGGATCGTCCTTCCGGTATCGCCCAGCGCCGAACAGTTTTCGCGGGTGATCTTCCGGCTGGTGGACGCCGTGCTGGCGCAGACGGACATGGCCAATGGGGAAGCAGACGTGGGGCTGCATTCGGTCATCGTGCACGAGACCGAGACCGGCTACGCGCAGTGTTTCCGCGAAGACGTCGAGAATCCGTACATGGGCACCATCGACTTGCGGGATATCACATTCTCGGCCGCCATCAGCCGGGAGTGGGGCGACCCTGACCTGTTCGAGCGGCTCAAGTTGGGAAAATTGCGGGCGCCTGCATCCCATGAATCGATATCGGACGCCGCAATCACATGA
- the yidD gene encoding membrane protein insertion efficiency factor YidD yields the protein MSLARMVILLIRAYQLGLSPWLGRNCRFSPSCSQYAIEAVQQHGVLCGVWLGLRRIGRCHPWHPGGYDPVPPASDARRRTC from the coding sequence ATGAGCCTTGCTCGCATGGTCATCTTGCTGATTCGCGCATACCAGCTCGGGCTCAGCCCCTGGCTGGGCAGGAATTGCCGATTCTCGCCATCGTGCTCCCAGTACGCCATCGAGGCCGTGCAGCAGCATGGTGTCCTTTGCGGGGTGTGGTTAGGTTTGCGCCGGATCGGTCGCTGCCATCCCTGGCATCCCGGCGGTTATGACCCCGTTCCGCCTGCTTCCGATGCGAGGAGGCGCACATGCTGA
- the cysS gene encoding cysteine--tRNA ligase, giving the protein MNTEIRLYNTLAHAKEALQPEQPDRVTMYVCGPTVYNYAHLGNARPAVVFDVLARLLRHVYPRVVYARNFTDVDDKINAAAAASGVPIGTITARYIDAYHEDMQALGVLPPDLEPRVTEHVPAIIALIRTLIARGHAYEAQGHVLFDVSSFPEYGRLSGRRPQDMLAGARVEVAPYKRNPLDFVLWKPSTPELPGWDSPWGRGRPGWHIECSAMIGQHLGQTVDIHGGGQDLIFPHHENEIAQGSCAHGTVYCRTWVHNSFVTVDGQKMSKSLGNVLLVRDLLKLAPGEAIRLALLSTHYRHPLDWTDDRLAQACRTLHRFYRALDRVAQSEVAQGIGPDEGVVAALANDLNTPAALARLHQLAAELDRAQSNGARMYAKAQFLASGALLGLVQQDAAQMVAALQGFHASPASDIIDAVWVERLIAERAQARTQRDYARADALRRTLEDAGIVLEDTAQGTAWRVGAEATL; this is encoded by the coding sequence ATGAACACGGAAATCCGCCTTTACAACACCCTGGCCCACGCAAAGGAAGCGTTGCAGCCGGAACAGCCAGACCGGGTCACGATGTATGTCTGCGGCCCGACGGTCTATAACTACGCTCACCTCGGCAACGCCCGTCCCGCCGTGGTCTTCGACGTGTTGGCGCGCTTGCTGCGCCATGTCTACCCCCGCGTGGTGTACGCGCGCAACTTCACCGACGTCGACGACAAGATCAATGCGGCAGCGGCGGCATCTGGTGTGCCGATCGGCACGATCACGGCGCGCTACATCGACGCCTATCACGAGGACATGCAGGCCCTGGGCGTCCTGCCGCCGGACCTTGAACCCCGGGTGACGGAACACGTCCCGGCCATCATTGCCCTGATCCGGACCCTGATCGCCCGCGGGCACGCCTACGAAGCCCAGGGGCACGTCCTGTTCGATGTGTCGTCCTTCCCCGAATATGGCCGCCTGTCCGGGCGCCGGCCGCAGGACATGCTGGCCGGGGCGCGTGTCGAGGTGGCGCCCTATAAGCGTAACCCGCTGGACTTCGTCCTCTGGAAGCCGTCGACGCCCGAGCTGCCCGGCTGGGATAGCCCGTGGGGGCGCGGGCGGCCCGGCTGGCACATTGAGTGTTCGGCCATGATCGGCCAGCACCTGGGCCAGACGGTGGATATTCACGGGGGAGGCCAGGATCTGATCTTTCCGCATCACGAAAACGAGATCGCCCAGGGCTCCTGCGCGCACGGCACGGTGTATTGCAGAACCTGGGTCCACAACAGCTTCGTGACGGTCGACGGGCAGAAGATGTCCAAGTCGCTGGGCAACGTGCTGCTGGTGCGCGATCTATTGAAGCTCGCGCCCGGGGAAGCGATACGCCTGGCGCTGCTCTCCACGCACTACCGCCACCCCCTGGACTGGACCGACGACCGGCTGGCACAGGCTTGCCGCACGCTGCACCGCTTCTACCGTGCCCTGGACCGAGTCGCCCAATCGGAGGTAGCCCAGGGCATCGGGCCTGACGAGGGCGTGGTGGCGGCCTTGGCCAATGACCTGAATACGCCCGCGGCGCTGGCCCGTCTTCACCAGTTAGCCGCGGAGCTGGATCGCGCGCAGTCCAACGGCGCACGCATGTACGCGAAGGCTCAATTTCTGGCTTCCGGCGCATTGCTGGGCCTGGTGCAGCAGGATGCCGCGCAGATGGTGGCGGCGCTGCAGGGATTTCATGCCAGTCCAGCTTCCGACATCATCGACGCGGTATGGGTAGAGCGCTTGATCGCGGAACGTGCGCAAGCGCGTACCCAACGGGACTATGCGCGCGCCGACGCCTTGCGGCGCACCCTGGAGGACGCGGGCATCGTCCTGGAGGACACGGCGCAAGGGACGGCCTGGCGTGTGGGCGCGGAGGCGACGTTATGA
- a CDS encoding GTP-binding protein has product MSMSTPVELIPVTLLTGFLGSGKTTVLNHLVQQPELPHHHDVNRHDDHIRAFCFSVDVPIPEEVFAAWLEVSMSFVGADILRVKGILNIEGSDRPVVIHGVQHIFHPPVTLPAWPSDDKRSRLVFITRDVGRDVIEDSFRAFSHALPKAWEAVG; this is encoded by the coding sequence ATGAGTATGAGCACCCCTGTCGAACTGATTCCGGTCACGCTGCTGACGGGATTTCTGGGCAGCGGCAAGACCACGGTGCTGAACCATCTGGTGCAGCAGCCGGAACTGCCCCATCACCATGACGTCAATCGCCATGATGACCACATCCGCGCATTCTGCTTTTCCGTGGATGTTCCCATCCCGGAGGAGGTGTTTGCGGCGTGGTTGGAGGTGTCGATGAGCTTCGTGGGCGCCGACATCCTGCGCGTCAAAGGTATTTTGAATATCGAGGGCAGTGACCGGCCCGTCGTCATTCACGGCGTCCAGCATATTTTCCATCCGCCGGTCACGCTGCCCGCCTGGCCCAGCGATGACAAACGTTCCCGCTTGGTATTCATCACTCGGGATGTGGGGCGAGACGTGATCGAGGATTCGTTCCGGGCGTTCAGCCATGCGCTACCCAAGGCGTGGGAGGCGGTGGGATGA
- the folE2 gene encoding GTP cyclohydrolase FolE2 — protein MDTVLPDVSTTELSPSLSALEWVGMQGIDLPVTVAEPGYRRALHARADVQVDLPAPHVKGIHMSRLYRLLDGLADRTDLTPVSIHEVLRAMVVSHHDCESRSARLTLSFDLLVRRPALVSEDLAGWKAYPVEIRATLRQGHYALEAQVTVAYSSTCPCSAALSRQLVEQAFLDTFSGRDRLAPATVAAWLRQNATLATPHSQRSQACVTVCVAPVAPNLGLLPLIDCIEQALSTPVQTAVKRADEQAFAALNGGNLMFVEDAARRIQAALRGRFDQPRVHVRHLESLHPHDAAAWAENPASEAL, from the coding sequence GTGGATACCGTTCTACCCGACGTTTCGACCACCGAGCTTTCGCCCAGCCTGAGCGCCCTGGAATGGGTCGGGATGCAGGGTATCGATCTGCCTGTCACGGTGGCCGAGCCCGGCTACCGGCGCGCGCTGCACGCACGCGCCGACGTACAGGTGGACCTGCCCGCGCCGCACGTCAAGGGCATTCACATGTCCCGCCTATACCGCCTGCTGGATGGTTTGGCCGATCGGACCGACCTCACGCCGGTCTCGATTCACGAGGTGCTGCGCGCGATGGTGGTGAGTCACCACGATTGCGAGAGCCGCAGCGCACGGCTGACCCTGTCTTTCGACCTGCTGGTACGCCGGCCGGCCCTCGTATCGGAGGACCTGGCCGGGTGGAAGGCATATCCGGTGGAGATCCGCGCGACCTTGCGGCAGGGGCATTACGCGCTCGAAGCCCAGGTCACCGTGGCATATTCCTCGACGTGCCCATGTTCGGCGGCCTTGTCGCGGCAATTGGTGGAGCAGGCCTTTCTTGACACTTTTTCGGGTCGGGACCGCTTGGCGCCAGCCACGGTGGCTGCCTGGTTGCGCCAGAATGCCACGCTCGCCACGCCCCACAGCCAGCGCAGCCAGGCCTGCGTGACGGTCTGCGTGGCACCTGTTGCGCCAAACCTGGGGTTGCTTCCCCTGATCGACTGCATCGAGCAAGCGCTGAGTACCCCCGTGCAGACCGCGGTCAAGCGTGCCGACGAGCAGGCCTTCGCCGCGCTCAATGGCGGCAACCTGATGTTCGTCGAGGATGCCGCGCGCCGCATTCAGGCAGCGCTGCGCGGCCGCTTCGATCAGCCGCGCGTGCACGTGCGGCATCTGGAGAGCCTGCATCCGCATGACGCTGCCGCCTGGGCCGAAAACCCGGCAAGCGAGGCCCTATGA
- a CDS encoding metal ABC transporter ATP-binding protein, which yields MNEYAIRFSDVTLSYDRHPAVHHLSGTFARGSLTAIVGPNGAGKTTLLKSLIGEGGQVEGEIDYGSLTPEDFGYLPQVTSIERQFPLSVADVVIMGAWRRIGPFRGVTAETARQAERALAAVGLAGFERRRVGSLSGGQMQRVLFARLLLQDARVVLLDEPFTAIDDATTRDLLDIVRQWHRDGRTVIAVLHDFDQVRAYFPETLLISRRVIAWGKTMDVMTEDNLQRARGLSEAWQNGARVCEESEAQA from the coding sequence ATGAATGAATACGCCATTCGCTTCTCCGACGTGACGTTGAGCTATGACCGGCATCCCGCCGTGCATCACTTGTCGGGCACTTTCGCGCGCGGCAGCCTGACCGCCATCGTGGGACCCAATGGGGCCGGCAAAACCACCCTGCTGAAATCCCTGATCGGGGAAGGCGGGCAAGTAGAAGGAGAAATCGACTACGGGTCGCTGACGCCGGAAGATTTTGGGTATTTACCCCAGGTGACAAGCATCGAACGGCAATTTCCCTTGAGCGTCGCCGATGTCGTCATCATGGGTGCATGGCGCCGCATCGGGCCATTTCGCGGCGTCACGGCCGAAACGGCCAGGCAGGCCGAGCGGGCGCTGGCCGCTGTCGGGCTGGCGGGATTCGAGCGCCGCCGTGTCGGGTCGCTTTCCGGCGGACAGATGCAGCGCGTTCTTTTTGCCAGACTGTTGCTTCAGGACGCGCGGGTTGTGCTGCTGGACGAACCCTTCACGGCCATCGATGACGCGACAACGCGCGATCTGCTGGACATTGTGCGGCAGTGGCATCGCGACGGCCGGACGGTCATCGCCGTGCTGCATGACTTCGACCAGGTGCGCGCGTACTTTCCCGAGACCTTGCTGATTTCGCGCCGCGTCATCGCATGGGGAAAAACCATGGACGTAATGACCGAGGACAATTTGCAGCGGGCCCGCGGCTTGTCCGAGGCCTGGCAGAACGGCGCGCGCGTCTGCGAGGAATCGGAGGCGCAAGCGTGA
- a CDS encoding metal ABC transporter permease, translating to MSLYAIAIQPFLEYGFMRRALVASLSLGLSAGPVGVVLMLRRMSLVGDAMSHAVLPGAAIGFLVSGGLSLFSMGVGGVIAGLSVAMLSGAVSRTTVLKEDASFATFYLASLALGVLIVSLRGSNIDLLHVLFGTILSVDRDAILMVGGITSFTLIALALIYRPLAAECFDPAFLRSVKGHGALYHLTFLFLLVINLVAGFQTLGTLMAVGMMMLPAAVAQLWGRTLFTMAAIAAFVAILSGYLGLLLSYRLEFASGPTIILVASAIYVLSLLAAPSGLLMRRFNRPHLSG from the coding sequence GTGAGCCTCTATGCCATTGCGATTCAGCCCTTCCTGGAATATGGGTTCATGCGCCGGGCGCTGGTGGCGTCTCTCTCGCTCGGCCTGAGCGCGGGCCCCGTCGGTGTGGTGCTCATGTTGCGCAGGATGAGCCTTGTCGGCGATGCGATGAGCCATGCCGTATTGCCCGGCGCGGCGATAGGCTTCCTTGTTTCCGGAGGATTATCGCTGTTCTCCATGGGGGTGGGCGGCGTAATCGCGGGGCTGAGCGTCGCAATGCTATCCGGCGCGGTGAGCCGTACGACGGTATTGAAAGAGGATGCCAGCTTCGCGACCTTCTATCTCGCCTCATTGGCGCTGGGCGTATTGATCGTGTCGTTACGCGGCTCGAACATCGACCTGCTGCACGTCTTGTTCGGCACGATCCTGTCCGTGGACAGGGATGCCATCCTCATGGTGGGAGGCATCACATCCTTCACGCTGATCGCGTTGGCGCTGATCTATCGGCCGCTGGCCGCCGAGTGCTTCGACCCGGCATTCCTGCGTTCGGTAAAGGGACACGGCGCACTGTATCACCTGACGTTCCTGTTTCTCCTGGTCATCAATCTTGTCGCGGGATTCCAGACGCTGGGAACGCTCATGGCCGTTGGGATGATGATGCTCCCCGCGGCGGTCGCCCAACTTTGGGGAAGAACGCTGTTCACCATGGCGGCGATTGCGGCGTTCGTCGCGATTCTGTCCGGTTATCTGGGATTGTTGTTGTCTTACCGCCTGGAGTTCGCGTCTGGACCCACGATTATTCTCGTGGCCAGCGCGATCTATGTCTTGTCGCTGCTGGCGGCGCCTTCGGGCCTGCTGATGCGACGGTTCAATCGCCCGCACTTGTCGGGCTGA
- a CDS encoding metal ABC transporter solute-binding protein, Zn/Mn family: protein MRSKPFFRVALGCAVLLLAGMQAAAARTIDVVASFTVLADVVKNVGGDHVAVKSLVPPNGDPHEFEPSPTDAKAIREAAVTFVSGEGLETWFQRLAKASGAKTQPVVVSEGIKTHTMEEDGKVVTDPHVWNSIPNVLIWVSNIEAALAKADPDDAAAFRKNAAAYRERLGALDQTIRAKFASIPAGQRKVLTSHDAFGYYGKEYGVQFLAPQGLSTETEASAADVAKLIDQIKAEQVRVYFIENSNDPRLVKQIAQATGAQPGGELYPEALSAAAGPAPTYERLMQFNTEQIVKAITK from the coding sequence ATGCGTTCCAAGCCATTCTTTCGTGTCGCGCTCGGCTGCGCCGTTCTCCTGCTGGCCGGCATGCAAGCGGCCGCGGCCAGAACCATCGATGTCGTAGCCAGTTTCACGGTACTGGCCGATGTGGTGAAGAATGTCGGCGGCGACCACGTCGCCGTCAAGAGCCTGGTGCCGCCCAATGGCGATCCGCACGAGTTCGAGCCATCTCCCACCGACGCCAAGGCCATCCGCGAAGCGGCGGTAACCTTTGTCAGCGGAGAAGGCCTGGAGACATGGTTCCAGCGGCTCGCCAAGGCGTCAGGCGCCAAAACACAACCCGTCGTCGTCTCCGAGGGCATCAAGACGCATACCATGGAAGAGGACGGCAAGGTAGTCACGGACCCTCATGTCTGGAACAGCATTCCCAACGTGCTGATCTGGGTGAGCAACATCGAAGCCGCATTGGCCAAGGCCGATCCGGACGATGCGGCGGCATTCAGGAAAAACGCCGCGGCGTATCGTGAGCGGCTTGGCGCGCTGGATCAGACGATCCGCGCAAAATTCGCCAGCATTCCCGCCGGGCAGCGCAAGGTGCTGACCAGTCACGACGCGTTCGGTTATTACGGCAAGGAATACGGCGTGCAATTCCTGGCGCCTCAAGGACTCTCCACCGAAACGGAAGCGTCCGCGGCGGATGTCGCAAAACTTATCGACCAGATCAAGGCAGAACAGGTACGCGTCTATTTCATCGAGAATTCGAATGATCCTCGCCTGGTCAAACAGATCGCCCAAGCCACTGGAGCGCAGCCTGGCGGGGAGCTCTATCCGGAGGCATTGTCGGCTGCCGCCGGCCCGGCGCCGACTTATGAGCGCTTGATGCAATTCAATACGGAACAGATCGTCAAAGCCATCACGAAATGA
- the mntR gene encoding manganese-binding transcriptional regulator MntR has translation MATAPKPPGTASPLVDASLHAQGFRQVRQAHRLELAEDYVELIHDLIEDAGEARQVDIAARLDVAQPTVAKMLKRLRTLGLVEQRLYRGVSLTEAGVAMAKASKERHQVCEAFLVAVGVAPDVAHRDAEGIEHHVSDETLAAFRRFLRASESC, from the coding sequence ATGGCAACAGCCCCCAAACCCCCCGGGACCGCCTCCCCGCTTGTCGATGCTTCCCTGCATGCGCAGGGATTCCGGCAGGTCCGGCAGGCCCATCGGCTGGAGCTCGCCGAGGACTACGTGGAGCTGATTCACGATCTCATCGAGGATGCCGGCGAGGCGCGCCAGGTCGACATCGCGGCGCGCCTGGATGTGGCGCAGCCCACCGTCGCCAAGATGCTGAAGCGCCTGCGCACCCTGGGCCTGGTCGAGCAGAGGCTCTACCGGGGTGTTTCCCTGACGGAGGCGGGTGTTGCCATGGCCAAGGCGAGCAAGGAGCGGCATCAGGTATGCGAGGCATTCCTGGTTGCCGTCGGCGTCGCCCCGGATGTCGCCCATCGGGATGCCGAAGGGATCGAACACCATGTGAGCGACGAGACCCTGGCCGCGTTCCGCCGGTTCTTGCGCGCGAGCGAGTCCTGTTGA
- a CDS encoding Nramp family divalent metal transporter yields the protein MSTPPADCNGPAQAADMAIRPSLGAMNASVRLPVGGAWWRRLLAFLGPGYMVSVGYMDPGNWATDLAGGSRFGYLLLSVILLSNLMAILLQALAARLGIATGMDLAQACRARYPRAINLTLWALCEVAIIACDLAEVIGTAIALNLLFGIPLTLGAILTALDVFVVLLLMQRGFRWLEAFVIALLLIIFICFGVQIVLAQPDMKELLSGFIPQARIVTDPVALYIAIGIIGATVMPHNLYLHSSIVQTRDYPRTEAGRREGLRWAVTDSTLALMLALFVNAAILITAAAVFHKGGHTEVEEIEQAYHLLSPMLGVGIASLLFAIALLASGVNSTVTATLAGQIVMEGFLNLRIPDWARRLLTRGVAIVPVIVVTSLYGESGTAKLLVFSQVVLSMQLPFAVIPLVRFVSDRKLMGPFATGRKVTIAAWTIAAVIVVLNAKLLIDVIAG from the coding sequence ATGAGCACCCCTCCCGCCGACTGCAACGGGCCGGCACAAGCGGCAGACATGGCCATCCGCCCCAGTCTCGGGGCGATGAACGCCAGCGTGCGTCTCCCGGTCGGCGGCGCATGGTGGCGGCGGCTGCTCGCCTTTCTGGGGCCGGGCTACATGGTGTCGGTGGGCTATATGGATCCCGGCAACTGGGCCACCGACCTGGCCGGCGGATCGCGCTTCGGCTATCTCCTGCTGTCGGTGATTCTCCTGTCCAATCTCATGGCCATCCTGCTGCAGGCGCTTGCCGCGCGCCTGGGCATCGCCACCGGCATGGACCTGGCCCAGGCCTGCCGCGCACGCTATCCCAGAGCGATCAACCTGACGCTCTGGGCCTTGTGCGAGGTCGCCATCATTGCCTGCGACCTGGCCGAGGTCATCGGCACCGCCATTGCGCTGAACCTGCTGTTCGGCATTCCCCTGACGCTGGGCGCCATCCTGACGGCGCTGGACGTCTTCGTGGTGCTGCTGCTCATGCAGCGCGGATTCCGCTGGCTGGAGGCCTTCGTCATCGCGCTCCTGCTGATCATTTTCATCTGCTTCGGCGTCCAGATCGTACTGGCGCAGCCTGACATGAAGGAGCTATTGAGCGGGTTCATCCCCCAAGCCCGCATCGTGACCGACCCCGTAGCGCTGTACATCGCTATCGGCATCATCGGGGCCACGGTCATGCCGCACAATCTCTATCTCCACTCCTCCATCGTGCAGACGCGGGACTATCCGCGCACGGAAGCGGGACGGCGCGAGGGATTGCGGTGGGCCGTCACGGACAGCACGCTAGCGCTCATGCTGGCGCTGTTCGTCAACGCCGCCATCCTGATCACGGCGGCGGCCGTCTTCCATAAGGGGGGCCATACCGAAGTCGAGGAAATCGAGCAGGCCTATCATCTGCTGTCGCCCATGCTCGGCGTGGGCATCGCGTCGCTGCTGTTCGCGATCGCGTTGCTGGCGTCCGGCGTGAACTCCACCGTGACGGCCACCTTGGCGGGCCAGATCGTCATGGAGGGATTTCTCAACCTGCGCATCCCGGACTGGGCGCGGCGGCTGCTCACGCGCGGCGTGGCCATCGTCCCCGTCATCGTCGTGACCAGCCTGTATGGCGAAAGCGGCACCGCCAAACTGCTTGTCTTCAGCCAGGTCGTGCTATCCATGCAACTGCCTTTCGCGGTGATTCCGCTGGTGCGCTTCGTCTCGGACCGGAAGTTGATGGGGCCGTTCGCCACCGGGCGGAAAGTAACGATAGCCGCCTGGACGATTGCGGCGGTGATCGTCGTGCTCAACGCCAAACTGCTGATCGACGTCATCGCGGGATAA